A segment of the Bacillus pseudomycoides genome:
ACTGTACGGTATACAGAGCTTTCAGCTGCATAAATTTTCGCTGCCATATTCGCTAATTTTTCTTGAATTAATGGGAAGCGAGCGATTGGTTGTTTGAACTGTTGACGCTGATTTGCATATTGCGCTGAAATTTCTAACGCACGTTTAGAAGAACCAACTGTACCAACACCTAACTTATAACGACCGATATTTAAAATATTAAAGGCAATAACATGACCTTTGCCAATTTCACCAAGTACATTTTCTTTCGGTACTAATGCATCTTCTAAAATTAATGTACGAGTAGATGAACATTTAATACCCATTTTCTTTTCTTCAGGGCTTGTAGATACGCCTGGGTATTCTTTCTCTACGATAAACGCTGTGAAGTGCTCACCATCAACTTTTGCGTATACAACGAATACATCAGCGAAAGCAGAGTTTGTAATCCATTGTTTCTCACCATTTAATACATAGTGTGTGCCTTCTGCATTTAAGCGAGCAGTTGTTCTTGCTCCTAATGCATCCGATCCAGACCCTGGCTCAGTTAATGCGTATGCAGCTAATTTTTCACCAGTTGCTAAAGCAGGTAAATATTGTTTCTTTTGCTCTTCGTTACCGAATAATACGATTGGTAACGATCCGATACCAACGTGAGCGCCATGTGTGATTGCAAACCCACCAGCACGAGAGAATTTCTCTGCAATTAACGCTGAGCTAATCTTATCAAGGCCAATTCCGCCGTATTCTTCTGGTACGTCAGCACCTAATAAACCAAGTTCTCCAGCTTCTTTTAATAAGCGAACAGAGCGATCAAACTCATGCTTTTCTAAATACTCAAGTTCTGGCAAAACTTCATTTATGATGAAGTCCTCTGTCGTTTTCGCTATCATTTTATGCTCATCGCTATAATCTTCCGGTGTAAACACTTGATCAATTGTAATATCATCAACTAAAAAGCTACCGCCTTTAACTGCATTTCCTACTGTTTTTTCCATGAAAATTTCCTCCTTCATATTTTCATAAGCCGCTTCTCTCATTTTGGGAGAAGCTGGCTCTTCCTTTATTTTTATACCCTTTAATTACTTCCACTCTTTGTTTATCTAGCCCCGATAGCTAGAACGTTCGGTCGTTTCCACTTTTTATAGTAGCTCAAATACCCCAGCAGCTCCCATGCCACCACCGATACACATTGTTACGATACCGAATTGCTCGTTGCGACGTTTCATTTCATGAATAAGAGATAATGTTAATTTTGCTCCTGTACAACCAAGTGGATGTCCAAGTGCAATCGCACCGCCGTTTACATTTACCCTTTCTTCGTCTAAGCCAAGCTCACGAATAACTTGAATCGATTGAGATGCGAATGCTTCATTTAGCTCGAATAAGCCGATATCAGATAACTCCAATCCTGCTAATTTTAACGCTTTTGGAATCGCTGCAATTGGTCCGATTCCCATTACTTCTGGCGGTACACCAGCTACTGCAAATGAACGGAATTTCGCAAGCGGCTTCATACCATCGCTCACTGCTTTTTCACGATCCATAAGAAGGACAGATGCTGCTCCATCACTCATTTGTGAAGAGTTACCCGCAGTTACAGAACCGCGAACGTTAAATGCTGGACGTAATTTCCCTAAGATATCTAAAGTTGTATCTGCTCTTACACCTTCATCTTGTGCGAAGATCATTGTTTCTTCTTGCATTTTGTTATTACTTGCAATCGTACGAAGCGTTACATCAACAGATACTGTTTCGTCAGCAAATTTCCCTTCAGCTAATGCTTTCGCTGCACGCTGATGGCTTCTTACCGCAAATGCATCTTGTTCTTCACGAGAAATGCCATATTTCACAGCAACTTGCTCTGCTGTATGGCCCATGCCCATATAATATTCTGGAGCCGCTTCTACTAAGCGACTATTTGGACGAACGACGTGCCCCATCATTGGAACTAAACTCATTGATTCAGCTCCACCAGATAATACAGCTTCAGAGTGACCAAGCATAATGCGCTCTGCACCGTAAGCGATACTTTGCAGGCCTGAAGAACAGTAACGGTTAATTGTAATAGCTGGGACATCATAAGAAAGTCCTGCTAATCCGCCGATATTACGCGCCATGTTTAAACCTTGTTCAGCTTCTGGCATCGCACAACCAAAAATTAAATCATCAATTGGTCCCTCATAGTTATTCGCACGCTTTAACGTTTCTTTTACTACTAATGCTCCTAAATCATCAGGTCGAACTGTTTTTAATGAACCTCTCTTTGCCTTTCCAATTGGCGTTCTTGCTCCCGCAACAATGACAGCTTCTCTCATGAACGATATCTCCCCTCGTTATTAGTTACGTAATGGCTTTCCTTTTACAAGCATGTGCTGCATTCTTGCTTGTGACTTCATCTCACTTACTAAGCTAATAAATGCTTCACGTTCTACATCTAATAAATACTGCTCATCAACTTCTGTTCCGTACGGTACTTTTCCGCCAGCAATGACATATGCGAGCTTTTTCGCAATGTGCAGATCATACTCGGAAATATAACCAGATAAGTGCATTGCTTCTGCTCCAAGTAAAAGCGTTGCATATCCTGTCTCACCAACAACCGGTATCTTTTTACGAATCGGTGCTTTATAACCCGCTTCATATAAAGCAAGAGCTTTTTGTTTTGCATCATATAGTAAGTGATCACCATTCACACTAATACCATCTTTATCGCCTAAGAAGTTACGAGAAACTGCTTCTTGTGCTGATGTAGATACTTTTGCCATTGCAACTGATTCAAACACTTTATTCGCAACTTTTTGTAGGTCAAACTCTACACCGTTTGCCATTTTATTTAAATGTTTAATGTATAGTTCTTTATTACCGCCACCGCCAGGGATTAACCCAACGCCAACTTCTACTAATCCCATGTACGTTTCACTAGAAGCTTGAATACTAGCTGCTGGTAAACAAACTTCTGTACCGCCGCCAAGCGTCATGCCATATGGCGCTGCAACGACCGGTTTCGAACAATACTTAATTTTCATCATTGCATCTTGGAAGCTCTTCACAACCCACTCAATTTCAAAGTAGTTGTCATCTTGTGCTTCCATTAAGATCATTGCTAAGTTCGCCCCAACGCAGAAGTTCTTCGATTGGTTCCCAATAACAAGACCTTTATAGTTCTTCTCAACTTCATCAACAGCGTAATTAATCATTTGCGTAATATCCATACCGATTGCATTGCTCTTCGAATGGAATTCTAAACAAAGGATGCCATCACCTAAATCGATTAAGCTCGCTCCGCTATTTTTCTTTAATACACCATTTTTCTCTTTTAATTGTTTAAGAGAAATTGCTTTTTTATTGCGTTCAATCAATTTGTATTCGCCGTTATCGTAGTAATAGCTTTCACCGTTATCATGTTTATAGAAAGTATTAAATCCTTTCTCTAACATGTCTTTTACCCATGCTGGAACAACCCCGCCGTTTTCTTCTATCTTTTGAACAGATTTTTCTACGCCAATTGCATCCCAAATCTCAAATGGTCCTTGCTCCCAGCCAAATCCCCATTTCATCGCTTGGTCAATTGCAACAATGTCATCTGCGATTTCTTTATGAAGCTTTGCAGAATATAGAAGGGTTGGCGTGATGATATTCCATAAAAGTTCTCCTGCACGATCCTTCACATATACAAGCGCTTTCAATTTATTCGCTAATCCTTTTTCTTGTTTGCTTAACTCTACGGAAGCAGCTTTTAATTTTTTACGAGCTCCATACTCCATTGTTTCAGGATCTAACTCTAAAATTTCTTTTCCTTGTTTTAAGAAGAAACCTTGACCGGTTTTACTTCCAAGCCATTTTTTATCTAGCATGTCATGCATGAAAGCTGGTACTTTAAATACGTCACGTTCTTCCTCTTGTACATTTTCATATACATTGTTCGCAACATGAACGAATGTATCTAGACCAACAACATCTAACGTGCGGAACGTTGCGCTCTTCGGACGACCAATTAATGGGCCTGTTACAGAATCAACTTCCCCAACGCTATAGCCGCGCTTAATCATTTCTTGCAATGTTACAAGCAAGCCGTACGTACCAATGCGGTTCCCAATAAAGTTTGGTGTATCTTTTGCGATAACAACGCCTTTTCCAAGAACGTCTTCGCCAAATAATTTCATGAAATTTAACACTTGTGGATCTGTTTCTTTTGTCGGTATAATCTCTAGAAGTTTTAAATAACGTGGTGGGTTAAAAAAGTGTGTTCCTAAGAAATGCTTTTGGAAGTCATCTGAACGACCTTCTGCCATTTTTTCAACGGAAATACCTGATGTATTTGAGCTCACAATCGAGCCAGGTTTACGAACAGCATCGACTTTTTCAAATAGTTTCTTTTTAATATCTAAGTTTTCAACAACAACCTCAATAATCCAATCTACATCAGCCAGACGCTCAAGGTCATCTTCTAAATTCCCTGCTTCAATCAACGCTAGATTATCTTTCACCGTAAGAGGAGCTGGCTTTTGCTTTACTAATTTTTGCAGTGCCCCGTTACTAAAACGATTTCTCACACTTTTATGTTCTAATGTAAGCCCCTTCGCTTCCTCTTCTTTTGTAAGCGCCTGTGGCACAATATCAAGCAGTAATGTTGGTATACCGATATTGGCTAAATGTGCAGCAATCCCTGAGCCCATTACGCCAGAACCGAGAACAGCAGCCTTTTTAATTTGGAACATTCATTTCTCCCCCTATTCTTGAATGAATGCTCATTCAATTTTTCGACATACGTCGCAATCAATGAGTGAGCCTCTACTAATAAATATATGATATAGTTTAAATTTTCGCAATATATTTATTGATAAAATTTTCTGAAATAAATTATTTTCTTTTATTAGGGAACTCTATAACTGTGTATTTCTTAATAGAATACGCTTTTTCCTTTTTTAGAATTTGACGAAAACGGAGGGATATATATGGCAAGACTTAAGAAAGATCCATCAAAAGCAGGCGTTAGTGCAGCAAGTGTAACAGGAAATGCAGGTCCAGTTGATCGCGGTATTGAAAAAGGCCGCCAAGGTAACAATCAACAATACAAAAAGCATAACATGGGTGAAAAATAACGCTATATGTGCTTGTTCAAAAAGGAGGATAAAGAGAGCCGAGCAGTTCGAGGCGCGGAAGCCGGGAGGATACGGAGTGTAGGTGGAATTACATGAGTACCGGACTGGCGACGTAACGAAGAAATGCGACAGCTATCTTTACCGGATTTTTTGAACTTCCGCTATATTTTTGGGCAGAGAACGTGGCATAATGAGTATTGGGCTGCTTTTCTGCCCAATTTATTTGTATACATAAGCAAAAGAGGGACTAAATAATGAAACGAACAATAGTCATGATTGTGATGATTGCTACACTTTTTACAAGTATGATCTTCTGCTCTTATGCAAAAAGGCAAAAAGACGTAAGAGCTAATCAGCCTGCCATCACAGGAAAATACGCCGTTACAATCGATGCTGATACTGGTGAAATTCTATATGGAAAACGGGAACAAGAACGTTCTTATCCAGCTAGCGTAGCAAAAATGATGACGACTCTTCTTTTACTAGAGAATGTGAAAAAAGATGAAGAAATTACAGTCACAGAAAACGCGATAAAAACGGAAAGTCAAAGTAAAAAAATTAAACTTCGCGCTGGTGAAAAATTAAAAAGAGATGAAGCATTAAAACTCATGCTGATCATCAGTGCCGATCCGATCTCTGAATCCATTGCAGAACATATTGCGGGGTCAAAAGAAGCGTTTATAAAAATGATGAATGCGAGGGCAAAAGAACTCGGAACAAAACATGCAACTTTTAAAAACGCGAGCGGAGCTGATGCAATAGGTAATAAGGTATCACCTTATGACATCGCCATCATTACGAAAGAAGCATTAAAGTATCCGATTGTGCTAGATTATATGAACACAACACAAACAACATTACATACTTCACAGCGCGCCCCCAAAATTGCAAACCATGGCCGCGAGGAACTTTACGATGATCCATATGCAATTGGAAGTAAAAGCGGTTTATCTGCTTTAGGGAAATACACGGCCGTCACAGTCGATGAAAAGAACGGCAAGCGTGTTATTAACGTTGTATTTTATTCTAGTCGTACTCAGCTGTATCCTGATGCAAAAAAGATGTCACATTATGCATTTCAGCAATTAAAATAACCAAGGAGTATTTTTCTCCTTGGTTATTTTTTAATCATTCCTTTTAAAACGAACGCAACGTTTGCTGGACGTTCCGCTAGGCGACGCATGAAATAGCCGTACCAGTCGTTTCCATACGGTACGTAAACACGCATTTTATAGCCTTCTTTTACAAGCTCAAGCTGACGCTCTGTACGAATGCCGTATAGCATTTGGAATTCAAATTGATCACGTGAAATATTATGTTCTTCGGCAAGTTTCTTCGTATATTCAATAATTGCCTCATCATGTGAAGCAATAGCAGTATAATTTCCATTTAATAAGTGCATTTTAATAATTTTTTTATAATTGTCATCTACATCTTTCTTGTCCGGGAACGCAACTTCTTCTGGTTCTTTATAAGCACCTTTTACAAGACGCAAATTCGGACTATATGCATTTAGATCCTCAATATCTTTTTCTGTACGATACAGGTAAGCTTGAATAACAGTACCGATATTATCGTATTCAGATTTTAATTGCTTAAAGATCTCAATTGTTTTTCCGCATCGCGTATAATCTTCCATATCAATCGTAACAAACACACCGTTTTCTTTTGCAGCCTCTAAAATGCGGCGCATATTATTCATTACGATTTCATCTGAGATGTCTAACCCCATAGAAGTCATTTTTAAAGAAAGCTGTGAATCAAGTTTTTCGCGTCCAATTGCGCGAATTGCTTCAATCGATTGGCTTGCCATTTCATTGGCTTCTGCTTCATTATCAACGAACTCACCTAAATAATCGATTGTCACACAAAGTCCTTGCTGATTTAATTGTTTAATAGCTGCAGCAGCTAAATCAATTGTCTCCCCCGCGACAAAGCGCCCTGCACCAAAGCGTAAACCGTATTTCTTAGCCAGTTTTGTTAGCACTTTATTTTTTGACAAGAAAAGAAACGAATTTCGCATTAATTGTTCCATGTAATTCACCCCTATGACTGTACTTTGTCTGTTTTTTGCCCCTCTTCAAAATTATATCATTGTTTAAAATTATTTGATACAAATAATTATTTAGATAATTTATAAAATACTATAAAAATGTTTAAAAGCCTATAATGTCGCTTTCAAATATCAAAAAAAATTTTTCGACATTTAGAAAAAAACTAGGAAAACAGGTGAGAAAACGAATTTAAAATAAAAATTCGACACTACTCGTCACACATCTTACTTCTCCCTATAAATTATACAAAGATACTAATATGACTGAAGATGAATACAAATATAAAACCCTAAGTGCACTTAATTCACTCCTATAAAAATCAAGTGTAGAAGGTGGGAGAAAATTTCTGTTGAAATAAGCATAGAAAGTGTAAAAACATAGGATCCCGTTTTCATTTAAAGGTACTATTCTACGTTGCATATACAATTTTGTCGGGATGGAAAATACTAATTGGAGTGTGAAAAATGACAGAAAATATGAATGCACAGCAAGTTCGGCTTGAACCTTGGAGCGATGCAATGATTGGCGTTTAGAGATAGCTCCGACAACATAAAGTGATTTCTTTATAGATAGGTATTTTGTCGCGATAAAAGAAAATTCACCATTTCTTCTTTTAAATGCGAAACATGCAAAAATATTTGCTCCTGTCTCTACATATTGTGTGGGATTTTTTCATAAGCCATTAATGGATGTTCCCAATCTTTAAACATTACAACAGAACCTATTAGAAGTAATTCTAGCTCTAAATTTTATTCCGTCTTATTTTCCCCCTCTTAAAATAGCTTTTTTTACAATAAAATAAATGATAGATAGTAGTAGACAGGTGCCTATTATACCAAAAGCTGCAATTGAAATTTTACCTGCTAATGTTTCGTTCGGATCTAATACATTGGGTAAAACTGTACCAAAGATTGCAATACAAGCTAATATAACCATAATATATTTTAAATTTTTGACTTTCTTATTCATACTAATTATCTCCTTTATTTCTTAATAGCAAGTTCTCCAACAGAGTATTCTTTTTTCAAATTCTTTTCAGCATCCACTTTAATTTCTCCCCTTATATGTAAATTTAAATAAACAATATCAAACATATAAATTCTACAATGTCATATCCTGTCGAAAATAATAAAAAAACCACTCTATAAGTGGTTTTTTTATTATTTATGGTTACGGTGTTCTTCATTTAACTTCTTAATATCAGCAATTAATTGTACCATCTCTTCCTTCGCGTCCGGATACGTCTCATTCCAATGCTTTACTAAAGCTGGCATCGTTTTCGCGATATAAGAGTACAGTGCCCACTTTTGTACCTGCTCTTTTCTCTCTTCACTGCTTTCCCCTAGCAATAATTCTGTATACTTTTCAAGCAAGCCATCAAACTGCTCATTAAATTTGTCACTCATCTTTGCTTCCTCCTTCTCGTACCTTCAAAAAGTGTATCATGATTGCACACACATTCCCTAATTTATCCACATAAAAAAGCAGCGAAAATCGCTGCTTTTCCCTATAATTTTGATCGAACAGAGTTTAATTTTTTCTCCATTGTGCTTTCTTTATCGCGACGATCATCAATACGAATTGTTGTCGCTACACGCTTCGCACCTTTTGTATATGGTACCTCATGCATTTGTTGAATTACTTCAAGTAATACAGGAAGATCTCCTTCAATTACTGTATTCATCGGTGTTAATTGATACTTCACGCGATCTGCATTTTTCTCTAGCACTTTTTGTACTTCTGCTACATATTCACTTACGCTTGGATTCCCTGTCCCAACTGGAATAATCGATACATCAACAATTGCCATGGTAGTTCCCTCCTATGTTTGTTTTATTTCTATTGTACAAAACTCTCCCCTACTTTACTAACCATAACTATACTTTTAATTTATTTTTCATAATATGCTTATCCTCTGGAATCCTTCTTCACTGGCTACGCATATATTGGTGTTATCCTTTTAAGAACCACCATAATCAACTTATCCTTTTGAAAGGAAGTGGACAATTGAAAAAGTTACTTCTCATTTTATTAGCCATTCCCCTCTTATTTGGAACAACAGCTTGTGACTTATTGCAGAAGGATCCAAAACCAGTAGAAAAACCTGATCCAAAGCCGAAACCCGATCCAGCACCAGCTCCAACACCAACTCCGATTCCACCACCTAATCCAACTCCACCACCTAATCCAACTCCGCCACCTAATCCAACTCCGCCACCCGCTTCAGTAGATACGGCTCAAGTTATGCAAAAACTGGTAAATTCAATTAACTCAGTTGGAAATTCAAATGGCATTATCGTAAGCAATATTAAACTCTATACTGAAACAACACAAATCGCAACATATAACGGAATCTTTAATACTAAATTTGGATTAGGCGTTTCCATTTATAAAGCAACTGGCGGTATCGCTGCTGTTGCTATCGCTGGATCCGGTACATCTAAAGAACAAATTGACGCCTTTTATTCCACAATAAAGACTGTTATTCGTTCTATTGACCCAGCTCTAAGTGAACAAGACATGAACACTATTCTAGAACAACTCGGTTCGAAAAACTATTTTCAAACAAAGCAATTCTCAACTCGAGCAATTAACGGTACATTAACTGTTACTGAAAACAATGGCTCACTCATGTTCAAAGCTATTCATAATTAAACACCCAAGAAAGAATAGGGTCCAGACTGACTCTATTCTTTCTTTTCGCCCAGTTAAAAAATGAAGCACTTGTGTAAATACATATACTTCTTTATTCTTAACTATAGAATCTATCTTGTTCGGGAGGC
Coding sequences within it:
- a CDS encoding acyl-CoA dehydrogenase family protein; translation: MEKTVGNAVKGGSFLVDDITIDQVFTPEDYSDEHKMIAKTTEDFIINEVLPELEYLEKHEFDRSVRLLKEAGELGLLGADVPEEYGGIGLDKISSALIAEKFSRAGGFAITHGAHVGIGSLPIVLFGNEEQKKQYLPALATGEKLAAYALTEPGSGSDALGARTTARLNAEGTHYVLNGEKQWITNSAFADVFVVYAKVDGEHFTAFIVEKEYPGVSTSPEEKKMGIKCSSTRTLILEDALVPKENVLGEIGKGHVIAFNILNIGRYKLGVGTVGSSKRALEISAQYANQRQQFKQPIARFPLIQEKLANMAAKIYAAESSVYRTVGLFESHMSTLTEEQVKDGKAVAASIAEYAIECSLNKVFGSEVLDYVVDEGVQIHGGYGFMAEYEIERMYRDSRINRIFEGTNEINRLIVPGTFLRKAMKGELPLLQKAQKLQEELMMMMPEEVGDEPLALQKYLVNNAKKIGLMVAGLAVQKYGKALDKEQEVLVNIADIVSNLYAMESAVLRTEKAIKATGLEKNKQKVLYTEVFCQEAFNQIEADAKETIIAVENGDMLRMMLSALRKFTRHTPLNVIPKKREIAVKVLEDERYTV
- a CDS encoding acetyl-CoA C-acetyltransferase, with protein sequence MREAVIVAGARTPIGKAKRGSLKTVRPDDLGALVVKETLKRANNYEGPIDDLIFGCAMPEAEQGLNMARNIGGLAGLSYDVPAITINRYCSSGLQSIAYGAERIMLGHSEAVLSGGAESMSLVPMMGHVVRPNSRLVEAAPEYYMGMGHTAEQVAVKYGISREEQDAFAVRSHQRAAKALAEGKFADETVSVDVTLRTIASNNKMQEETMIFAQDEGVRADTTLDILGKLRPAFNVRGSVTAGNSSQMSDGAASVLLMDREKAVSDGMKPLAKFRSFAVAGVPPEVMGIGPIAAIPKALKLAGLELSDIGLFELNEAFASQSIQVIRELGLDEERVNVNGGAIALGHPLGCTGAKLTLSLIHEMKRRNEQFGIVTMCIGGGMGAAGVFELL
- a CDS encoding 3-hydroxyacyl-CoA dehydrogenase/enoyl-CoA hydratase family protein, with translation MFQIKKAAVLGSGVMGSGIAAHLANIGIPTLLLDIVPQALTKEEEAKGLTLEHKSVRNRFSNGALQKLVKQKPAPLTVKDNLALIEAGNLEDDLERLADVDWIIEVVVENLDIKKKLFEKVDAVRKPGSIVSSNTSGISVEKMAEGRSDDFQKHFLGTHFFNPPRYLKLLEIIPTKETDPQVLNFMKLFGEDVLGKGVVIAKDTPNFIGNRIGTYGLLVTLQEMIKRGYSVGEVDSVTGPLIGRPKSATFRTLDVVGLDTFVHVANNVYENVQEEERDVFKVPAFMHDMLDKKWLGSKTGQGFFLKQGKEILELDPETMEYGARKKLKAASVELSKQEKGLANKLKALVYVKDRAGELLWNIITPTLLYSAKLHKEIADDIVAIDQAMKWGFGWEQGPFEIWDAIGVEKSVQKIEENGGVVPAWVKDMLEKGFNTFYKHDNGESYYYDNGEYKLIERNKKAISLKQLKEKNGVLKKNSGASLIDLGDGILCLEFHSKSNAIGMDITQMINYAVDEVEKNYKGLVIGNQSKNFCVGANLAMILMEAQDDNYFEIEWVVKSFQDAMMKIKYCSKPVVAAPYGMTLGGGTEVCLPAASIQASSETYMGLVEVGVGLIPGGGGNKELYIKHLNKMANGVEFDLQKVANKVFESVAMAKVSTSAQEAVSRNFLGDKDGISVNGDHLLYDAKQKALALYEAGYKAPIRKKIPVVGETGYATLLLGAEAMHLSGYISEYDLHIAKKLAYVIAGGKVPYGTEVDEQYLLDVEREAFISLVSEMKSQARMQHMLVKGKPLRN
- a CDS encoding YuzL family protein, encoding MARLKKDPSKAGVSAASVTGNAGPVDRGIEKGRQGNNQQYKKHNMGEK
- a CDS encoding D-alanyl-D-alanine carboxypeptidase family protein, encoding MKRTIVMIVMIATLFTSMIFCSYAKRQKDVRANQPAITGKYAVTIDADTGEILYGKREQERSYPASVAKMMTTLLLLENVKKDEEITVTENAIKTESQSKKIKLRAGEKLKRDEALKLMLIISADPISESIAEHIAGSKEAFIKMMNARAKELGTKHATFKNASGADAIGNKVSPYDIAIITKEALKYPIVLDYMNTTQTTLHTSQRAPKIANHGREELYDDPYAIGSKSGLSALGKYTAVTVDEKNGKRVINVVFYSSRTQLYPDAKKMSHYAFQQLK
- a CDS encoding proline dehydrogenase family protein, which gives rise to MEQLMRNSFLFLSKNKVLTKLAKKYGLRFGAGRFVAGETIDLAAAAIKQLNQQGLCVTIDYLGEFVDNEAEANEMASQSIEAIRAIGREKLDSQLSLKMTSMGLDISDEIVMNNMRRILEAAKENGVFVTIDMEDYTRCGKTIEIFKQLKSEYDNIGTVIQAYLYRTEKDIEDLNAYSPNLRLVKGAYKEPEEVAFPDKKDVDDNYKKIIKMHLLNGNYTAIASHDEAIIEYTKKLAEEHNISRDQFEFQMLYGIRTERQLELVKEGYKMRVYVPYGNDWYGYFMRRLAERPANVAFVLKGMIKK
- a CDS encoding YusU family protein → MSDKFNEQFDGLLEKYTELLLGESSEERKEQVQKWALYSYIAKTMPALVKHWNETYPDAKEEMVQLIADIKKLNEEHRNHK
- a CDS encoding MTH1187 family thiamine-binding protein; amino-acid sequence: MAIVDVSIIPVGTGNPSVSEYVAEVQKVLEKNADRVKYQLTPMNTVIEGDLPVLLEVIQQMHEVPYTKGAKRVATTIRIDDRRDKESTMEKKLNSVRSKL
- a CDS encoding adhesin, with the protein product MKKLLLILLAIPLLFGTTACDLLQKDPKPVEKPDPKPKPDPAPAPTPTPIPPPNPTPPPNPTPPPNPTPPPASVDTAQVMQKLVNSINSVGNSNGIIVSNIKLYTETTQIATYNGIFNTKFGLGVSIYKATGGIAAVAIAGSGTSKEQIDAFYSTIKTVIRSIDPALSEQDMNTILEQLGSKNYFQTKQFSTRAINGTLTVTENNGSLMFKAIHN